The Solea solea chromosome 19, fSolSol10.1, whole genome shotgun sequence genome has a window encoding:
- the zfyve16 gene encoding zinc finger FYVE domain-containing protein 16 isoform X1, with the protein MDSFFKAAVCDLDKLLDDFELNTEELDSKSVFLKPSAYPFSSLGSQSLSLEASTVPPSLPDLNSLHYGSATSCPDPPSSHNCSTSDAEGQPEPLTGVDLLSSVDHRPAKSSAPPCPDRALKPVCDLVNDTSSAILNRASSHDAFSELDVVEKQMEEEVEEEETLLVDFDSPVVVEEQGGLSRSSGCADANKEQSSAGKDELFSLDFHGQSGTYSSSLSLLDVILPAAVERRCDSSDDPPSPSTTESASREDRDCEERASSNHMVDNSAHSYELKDTLLAAKTTETPTWVNKDTKLQERSDEGEAESSAGLKSGASESEPVGLSCLPLAVSICGALVQPKTSEEESGQATEQYAEADVSESTEADSLSALEASKDRSRSEELVYPSVLPVRGSQQLTDGRLSPEGHHVSVQPTAAASSTNQTSSDCSESSPVDPPEFGFEYLPESDQAELLVTDEELDAFLQTHTEAEQAGSISYCSNSGECSQPESLLETNGNFDRPPGEGLRSCSQARLQEEGFASPESDRMFVSVEGSFNSSGPQPHDSCGPCQEEPEISSGARESLTSNTLLSQHSSCPDQQHSYGGARPKQLHCQTARSPPAREEDEGGEELPTLSKGSNAAEYEESSPISPSLTEEHSSITGSSLIYANQEPQDYGVEYDELSEPPPYPGESPTEGTRSANWRSEEVEELGNRQPAWVPDSEAPNCMNCYQRFTFTKRRHHCRACGKVYCAMCCNKKCKLKYLEKEARVCVLCFDAIHRAQALERMMSPTGPSPNPNVPSEYCSTIPPLQQARAAGTLNSPPPTVMVPVSVLKHPNNDSCPREQKRVWFADGILPNGEVADTTKLSVTSRRSSQEFSPDQNTPSPAGSEGEVSISSSPEASGAVEVVRPPVTGPWDYGLLSGIGSSVKRIPSLLPDNNDELPPLLFTTGADDGGDVLVEDSPAPCQILHLLEDGGPRPLTFVLNANLLINVKLVTYCGHQCWCFGSNGLQALGQRELVFLLECLPEEKTLPKDLFTLYLTIYQDAQKGKFVEELDNVTFTSSFLGSKDHAGMLFFSPTCQPLDGLTLPPQPFLFGLLVQKLEVPWAKVFPLRLLLRLGAKYSVYPTTLTSVRFRESAYRETGHTIMNLLADLRNYQYSLSVVEGLTIHMEMGHSYINIPKSSFNEMQKVVNSSNEHVISIGASFSSEADSHLVCIQNEDGNYQTQANSMPGKTRTVTGASFVVFNGALKASSGFIAKSSIVEDGLMVQIPPETMESLRSALRDQTDFHIPCGRNDGGQLRENVTVRWVDWSSPVNTGRTSGVDGRPLDGVRSVRMQQDTEFESDGRTITCTEVFYQLKSPDSSLVSVLSSCSVFQKEMALAACSALTPHLTVLTSSGINSISLRVSTQADMVEYQAGSGGRLLPQRYMNELDSALIPVIHGGSASVPQTAMDMEFTLYITHTI; encoded by the exons ATGGACAGCTTCTTCAAGGCAGCTGTATGTGATCTAGACAAACTGCTTGATGACTTTGAACTCAACACAG AAGAACTCGATAGCAAATCAGTTTTCCTGAAGCCCTCAGCATACCCTTTCTCCTCACTGGGCTCCCAGTCTTTATCCTTAGAGGCGTCCACTGTCCCACCAAGCCTCCCAGACCTCAATTCTCTTCACTATGGTTCCGCCACCAGCTGTCCTGACCCCCCCAGCAGCCACAATTGCAGCACAAGTGATGCAGAGGGCCAACCTGAGCCTCTCACCGGAGTGGACCTTCTATCCTCCGTGGATCACCGGCCGGCTAAAAGCTCTGCCCCTCCCTGCCCCGATCGAGCTCTGAAGCCTGTGTGTGACCTTGTGAACGACACAAGCTCTGCTATCCTTAACAGGGCTAGCAGCCATGATGCTTTCAGTGAACTGGACGTGGTGGAAAAGcaaatggaggaggaggtggaggaagaggagacctTGCTAGTTGACTTTGACAGCCCCGTCGTCGTGGAGGAGCAAGGGGGGCTAAGCCGGAGTTCTGGCTGTGCAGACGCAAACAAGGAGCAATCCTCCGCAGGGAAAGACGAACTGTTCAGTCTTGATTTCCATGGCCAGAGTGGTACGTACTCTTCCTCACTCAGTCTACTGGATGTTATTCTTCCTGCAGCTGTGGAAAGGCGCTGTGATTCCTCAGATGATCCTCCATCACCCAGTACCACTGAGTCAGCtagcagagaggacagagactgTGAGGAGAGGGCTTCTTCAAACCATATGGTGGATAACTCTGCACACAGCTATGAACTAAAGGACACTCTGCTTGCTGCGAAGACGACAGAAACACCAACCTGGGTGAATAAAGACACAAAATTACAAGAAAGGTCAGATGAAGGTGAGGCAGAGTCTTCTGCAGGTCTTAAGTCTGGGGCCTCAGAGAGTGAACCAGTGGGCTTATCATGCTTACCACTAGCAGTGTCCATATGTGGAGCTTTGGTGCAACCAAAGACCAGTGAAGAGGAGTCAGGACAAGCTACAGAGCAGTATGCTGAGGCAGACGTGTCTGAGAGCACAGAGGCAGACTCCCTGTCAGCACTGGAAGCCAGCAAGGATAGGTCCCGTTCAGAGGAACTGGTTTACCCGTCGGTGCTGCCTGTGAGAGGATCTCAACAGCTCACAGATGGCAGACTGTCACCAGAGGGGCATCATGTCTCTGTTCAACCTACTGCCGCTGCCTCTTCTACAAATCAGACCTCCTCTGATTGCTCAGAATCCAGTCCAGTGGATCCTCCGGAGTTTGGCTTCGAATATCTGCCGGAGAGTGACCAAGCTGAGCTGTTGGTGACTGACGAGGAGTTGGATGCATtcttgcagacacacacagaagccgAGCAGGCCGGAAGCATCTCCTATTGCAGCAATTCTGGGGAGTGTTCTCAACCTGAAAGTTTGTTGGAAACAAATGGGAACTTTGACAGGCCCCCAGGTGAGGGTCTAAGGAGCTGTAGTCAAGCTCGACTGCAGGAGGAGGGTTTTGCGTCTCCAGAAAGTGACagaatgtttgtgtctgtggaagGAAGTTTTAACTCCAGTGGTCCACAACCACATGACTCTTGTGGACCTTGCCAGGAAgagccagagatttcttctggTGCGAGAGAATCTTTGACCAGCAACACTCTCCTATCTCAGCACAGTAGTTGCCCTGATCAGCAGCATTCCTATGGAGGTGCAAGACCTAAACAGCTACACTGCCAAACTGCAAGATCTCCACCAGCAAGAGAAGAAGACGAAGGGGGAGAGGAGCTTCCAACTCTTTCAAAGGGCTCAAATGCAGCCGAGTATGAAGAGAGTTCACCTATAAGCCCAAGTCTAACAGAAGAGCATTCCAGCATTACGGGTTCAAGCCTTATTTATGCCAATCAGGAGCCTCAGGATTACGGCGTGGAATATGATGAACTTTCAGAGCCCCCACCGTACCCTGGGGAGTCACCCACAGAAGGTACAAGGTCAGCGAACTGGAGGAGTGAGGAAGTGGAGGAGCTCGGCAACAGGCAGCCTGCATGGGTGCCAGATTCTGAAGCTCCCAACTGCATGAACTGCTACCAGAGGTTCACTTTCACCAAGAGACGACATCACTGTCGAGCTTGTGGCAAG GTGTACTGTGCCATGTGCTGCAACAAGAAGTGTAAGCTGAAGTACCTGGAGAAAGAGGCTCGCGTGTGTGTCCTCTGCTTTGACGCCATACATAGAG CCCAGGCCCTGGAGCGGATGATGAGTCCCACAGGTCCCAGCCCAAACCCCAATGTGCCATCTGAATACTGCAGCACCATCCCTCCTCTACAGCAGGCCCGTGCTGCCGGCACTCTAAACTCACCTCCGCCGACCGTCATGGTGCCCGTGTCCGTTCTCAAACACCCAAACAACGACA GTTGTCCTCGCGAGCAGAAGCGCGTCTGGTTTGCTGATGGCATTTTGCCCAACGGAGAGGTGGCAGACACAACCAAGCTTTCGGTGACGAGCCGCAGGAGCTCTCAAGAGTTCAGTCCAGACCAGAATACA CCCAGCCCAGCGGGGTCAGAGGGAGAAGTCAGTATCTCCTCCTCCCCCGAAGCATCTGGAGCAGTAGAGGTGGTTCGACCTCCGGTGACCGGACCCTGGGATTACGGCCTACTTTCCGGAATCGGCTCTTCAGTGAAGAGGATCCCCAGTCTGCTACCAGACAACAACGATGAactccctcctctgctcttcacCACTGGTGCGGATGatggaggag ATGTGTTGGTGGAGGACAGCCCTGCCCCATGCCAGATTCTGCACTTGTTAGAGGATGGAGGACCCCGACCTCTGACATTTGTCCTCAACGCCAACCTGCTAATTAACGTTAAACTGGTTACAT acTGTGGTCATCAGTGCTGGTGTTTTGGCTCAAACGGTCTGCAAGCTCTGGGACAGAGAGAGCTGGTATTTTTGTTGGAGTGTTTGCCAGAGGAAAAAACTCTTCCCAAAGACCTCTTCACACTCTATCTCACCATTTACCAAGACGCCCAAAAAG GGAAGTTTGTGGAGGAACTGGACAACGTGACATTCACAAGCAGTTTCCTGGGCAGTAAGGATCACGCTGGGatgctcttcttctctcccaCCTGTCAGCCTCTAGATGgcctcactctccctcctcaACCTTTCCTGTTTGGCCTTCTCGTTCAGAAATTAGAGGTGCCCTGGGCCAAGGTCTTTCCGCTCAGGCTGCTCCTGCGGCTTGGTGCCAAATACAGTG TGTATCCCACTACGTTGACTAGTGTTCGTTTTCGGGAGTCTGCATACCGAGAGACGGGACACACCATTATGAATTTACTCGCC GACCTGAGGAACTACCAGTACAGTCTGTCAGTGGTGGAGGGCCTGACCATCCACATGGAGATGGGCCACAGTTACATCAACATTCCCAAAAGTAGCTTCAATGAG ATGCAGAAGGTGGTAAATTCATCTAACGAGCACGTCATCAGTATTGGAGCCAGTTTCAGCTCGGAGGCCGACTCTCACCTGGTGTGCATTCAAAACGAGGACGGTAACTACCAGACCCAAGCGAACAGCATGCCTGGAAAGACCCGCACAG TGACTGGGGCAAGTTTCGTGGTGTTCAATGGAGCACTGAAGGCCTCCTCAGGCTTCATCGCAAAGTCCAGCATCGTCGAAG ATGGGCTGATGGTTCAAATCCCTCCTGAGACCATGGAGTCTCTGCGTTCTGCCCTGAGGGATCAAACAGACTTTCACATACCCTGTGGCAGGAACGATGGAGGGCAGCTCCGGGAAAACGTCACTGTCCGCTGGGTCGACTGGAGTTCACCTGTCAACACGGG AAGAACCAGTGGTGTGGATGGCAGACCCCTGGATGGAGTCCGCAGTGTGAGGATGCAGCAGGACACAGAGTTTGAGTCGGATGGTCGAACCATCACATGCACTGAG GTTTTCTACCAGCTGAAGAGCCCTGACAGCAGCCTGGTGTCAGTGCTGTCGTCCTGCAGTGTGTTTCAGAAGGAGATGGCTCTGGCCGCCTGCAGTGCTCTGACTCCACACCTCACCGTTCTCACCTCGAGTGGCATCAACTCCATCTCTCTCCGTGTCTCCACGCAGGCTGATATG GTGGAGTACCAGGCAGGCTCTGGAGGCAGGCTCCTCCCTCAGCGCTACATGAACGAGCTGGACAGCGCTCTGATCCCCGTCATCCATGGAGGTAGTGCTAGCGTACCACAGACCGCCATGGACATGGAATTCACCCTCTACATCACACACACCATCTAA
- the zfyve16 gene encoding zinc finger FYVE domain-containing protein 16 isoform X2 produces MDSFFKAAVCDLDKLLDDFELNTEELDSKSVFLKPSAYPFSSLGSQSLSLEASTVPPSLPDLNSLHYGSATSCPDPPSSHNCSTSDAEGQPEPLTGVDLLSSVDHRPAKSSAPPCPDRALKPVCDLVNDTSSAILNRASSHDAFSELDVVEKQMEEEVEEEETLLVDFDSPVVVEEQGGLSRSSGCADANKEQSSAGKDELFSLDFHGQSGTYSSSLSLLDVILPAAVERRCDSSDDPPSPSTTESASREDRDCEERASSNHMVDNSAHSYELKDTLLAAKTTETPTWVNKDTKLQERSDEGEAESSAGLKSGASESEPVGLSCLPLAVSICGALVQPKTSEEESGQATEQYAEADVSESTEADSLSALEASKDRSRSEELVYPSVLPVRGSQQLTDGRLSPEGHHVSVQPTAAASSTNQTSSDCSESSPVDPPEFGFEYLPESDQAELLVTDEELDAFLQTHTEAEQAGSISYCSNSGECSQPESLLETNGNFDRPPGEGLRSCSQARLQEEGFASPESDRMFVSVEGSFNSSGPQPHDSCGPCQEEPEISSGARESLTSNTLLSQHSSCPDQQHSYGGARPKQLHCQTARSPPAREEDEGGEELPTLSKGSNAAEYEESSPISPSLTEEHSSITGSSLIYANQEPQDYGVEYDELSEPPPYPGESPTEGTRSANWRSEEVEELGNRQPAWVPDSEAPNCMNCYQRFTFTKRRHHCRACGKVYCAMCCNKKCKLKYLEKEARVCVLCFDAIHRGCPREQKRVWFADGILPNGEVADTTKLSVTSRRSSQEFSPDQNTPSPAGSEGEVSISSSPEASGAVEVVRPPVTGPWDYGLLSGIGSSVKRIPSLLPDNNDELPPLLFTTGADDGGDVLVEDSPAPCQILHLLEDGGPRPLTFVLNANLLINVKLVTYCGHQCWCFGSNGLQALGQRELVFLLECLPEEKTLPKDLFTLYLTIYQDAQKGKFVEELDNVTFTSSFLGSKDHAGMLFFSPTCQPLDGLTLPPQPFLFGLLVQKLEVPWAKVFPLRLLLRLGAKYSVYPTTLTSVRFRESAYRETGHTIMNLLADLRNYQYSLSVVEGLTIHMEMGHSYINIPKSSFNEMQKVVNSSNEHVISIGASFSSEADSHLVCIQNEDGNYQTQANSMPGKTRTVTGASFVVFNGALKASSGFIAKSSIVEDGLMVQIPPETMESLRSALRDQTDFHIPCGRNDGGQLRENVTVRWVDWSSPVNTGRTSGVDGRPLDGVRSVRMQQDTEFESDGRTITCTEVFYQLKSPDSSLVSVLSSCSVFQKEMALAACSALTPHLTVLTSSGINSISLRVSTQADMVEYQAGSGGRLLPQRYMNELDSALIPVIHGGSASVPQTAMDMEFTLYITHTI; encoded by the exons ATGGACAGCTTCTTCAAGGCAGCTGTATGTGATCTAGACAAACTGCTTGATGACTTTGAACTCAACACAG AAGAACTCGATAGCAAATCAGTTTTCCTGAAGCCCTCAGCATACCCTTTCTCCTCACTGGGCTCCCAGTCTTTATCCTTAGAGGCGTCCACTGTCCCACCAAGCCTCCCAGACCTCAATTCTCTTCACTATGGTTCCGCCACCAGCTGTCCTGACCCCCCCAGCAGCCACAATTGCAGCACAAGTGATGCAGAGGGCCAACCTGAGCCTCTCACCGGAGTGGACCTTCTATCCTCCGTGGATCACCGGCCGGCTAAAAGCTCTGCCCCTCCCTGCCCCGATCGAGCTCTGAAGCCTGTGTGTGACCTTGTGAACGACACAAGCTCTGCTATCCTTAACAGGGCTAGCAGCCATGATGCTTTCAGTGAACTGGACGTGGTGGAAAAGcaaatggaggaggaggtggaggaagaggagacctTGCTAGTTGACTTTGACAGCCCCGTCGTCGTGGAGGAGCAAGGGGGGCTAAGCCGGAGTTCTGGCTGTGCAGACGCAAACAAGGAGCAATCCTCCGCAGGGAAAGACGAACTGTTCAGTCTTGATTTCCATGGCCAGAGTGGTACGTACTCTTCCTCACTCAGTCTACTGGATGTTATTCTTCCTGCAGCTGTGGAAAGGCGCTGTGATTCCTCAGATGATCCTCCATCACCCAGTACCACTGAGTCAGCtagcagagaggacagagactgTGAGGAGAGGGCTTCTTCAAACCATATGGTGGATAACTCTGCACACAGCTATGAACTAAAGGACACTCTGCTTGCTGCGAAGACGACAGAAACACCAACCTGGGTGAATAAAGACACAAAATTACAAGAAAGGTCAGATGAAGGTGAGGCAGAGTCTTCTGCAGGTCTTAAGTCTGGGGCCTCAGAGAGTGAACCAGTGGGCTTATCATGCTTACCACTAGCAGTGTCCATATGTGGAGCTTTGGTGCAACCAAAGACCAGTGAAGAGGAGTCAGGACAAGCTACAGAGCAGTATGCTGAGGCAGACGTGTCTGAGAGCACAGAGGCAGACTCCCTGTCAGCACTGGAAGCCAGCAAGGATAGGTCCCGTTCAGAGGAACTGGTTTACCCGTCGGTGCTGCCTGTGAGAGGATCTCAACAGCTCACAGATGGCAGACTGTCACCAGAGGGGCATCATGTCTCTGTTCAACCTACTGCCGCTGCCTCTTCTACAAATCAGACCTCCTCTGATTGCTCAGAATCCAGTCCAGTGGATCCTCCGGAGTTTGGCTTCGAATATCTGCCGGAGAGTGACCAAGCTGAGCTGTTGGTGACTGACGAGGAGTTGGATGCATtcttgcagacacacacagaagccgAGCAGGCCGGAAGCATCTCCTATTGCAGCAATTCTGGGGAGTGTTCTCAACCTGAAAGTTTGTTGGAAACAAATGGGAACTTTGACAGGCCCCCAGGTGAGGGTCTAAGGAGCTGTAGTCAAGCTCGACTGCAGGAGGAGGGTTTTGCGTCTCCAGAAAGTGACagaatgtttgtgtctgtggaagGAAGTTTTAACTCCAGTGGTCCACAACCACATGACTCTTGTGGACCTTGCCAGGAAgagccagagatttcttctggTGCGAGAGAATCTTTGACCAGCAACACTCTCCTATCTCAGCACAGTAGTTGCCCTGATCAGCAGCATTCCTATGGAGGTGCAAGACCTAAACAGCTACACTGCCAAACTGCAAGATCTCCACCAGCAAGAGAAGAAGACGAAGGGGGAGAGGAGCTTCCAACTCTTTCAAAGGGCTCAAATGCAGCCGAGTATGAAGAGAGTTCACCTATAAGCCCAAGTCTAACAGAAGAGCATTCCAGCATTACGGGTTCAAGCCTTATTTATGCCAATCAGGAGCCTCAGGATTACGGCGTGGAATATGATGAACTTTCAGAGCCCCCACCGTACCCTGGGGAGTCACCCACAGAAGGTACAAGGTCAGCGAACTGGAGGAGTGAGGAAGTGGAGGAGCTCGGCAACAGGCAGCCTGCATGGGTGCCAGATTCTGAAGCTCCCAACTGCATGAACTGCTACCAGAGGTTCACTTTCACCAAGAGACGACATCACTGTCGAGCTTGTGGCAAG GTGTACTGTGCCATGTGCTGCAACAAGAAGTGTAAGCTGAAGTACCTGGAGAAAGAGGCTCGCGTGTGTGTCCTCTGCTTTGACGCCATACATAGAG GTTGTCCTCGCGAGCAGAAGCGCGTCTGGTTTGCTGATGGCATTTTGCCCAACGGAGAGGTGGCAGACACAACCAAGCTTTCGGTGACGAGCCGCAGGAGCTCTCAAGAGTTCAGTCCAGACCAGAATACA CCCAGCCCAGCGGGGTCAGAGGGAGAAGTCAGTATCTCCTCCTCCCCCGAAGCATCTGGAGCAGTAGAGGTGGTTCGACCTCCGGTGACCGGACCCTGGGATTACGGCCTACTTTCCGGAATCGGCTCTTCAGTGAAGAGGATCCCCAGTCTGCTACCAGACAACAACGATGAactccctcctctgctcttcacCACTGGTGCGGATGatggaggag ATGTGTTGGTGGAGGACAGCCCTGCCCCATGCCAGATTCTGCACTTGTTAGAGGATGGAGGACCCCGACCTCTGACATTTGTCCTCAACGCCAACCTGCTAATTAACGTTAAACTGGTTACAT acTGTGGTCATCAGTGCTGGTGTTTTGGCTCAAACGGTCTGCAAGCTCTGGGACAGAGAGAGCTGGTATTTTTGTTGGAGTGTTTGCCAGAGGAAAAAACTCTTCCCAAAGACCTCTTCACACTCTATCTCACCATTTACCAAGACGCCCAAAAAG GGAAGTTTGTGGAGGAACTGGACAACGTGACATTCACAAGCAGTTTCCTGGGCAGTAAGGATCACGCTGGGatgctcttcttctctcccaCCTGTCAGCCTCTAGATGgcctcactctccctcctcaACCTTTCCTGTTTGGCCTTCTCGTTCAGAAATTAGAGGTGCCCTGGGCCAAGGTCTTTCCGCTCAGGCTGCTCCTGCGGCTTGGTGCCAAATACAGTG TGTATCCCACTACGTTGACTAGTGTTCGTTTTCGGGAGTCTGCATACCGAGAGACGGGACACACCATTATGAATTTACTCGCC GACCTGAGGAACTACCAGTACAGTCTGTCAGTGGTGGAGGGCCTGACCATCCACATGGAGATGGGCCACAGTTACATCAACATTCCCAAAAGTAGCTTCAATGAG ATGCAGAAGGTGGTAAATTCATCTAACGAGCACGTCATCAGTATTGGAGCCAGTTTCAGCTCGGAGGCCGACTCTCACCTGGTGTGCATTCAAAACGAGGACGGTAACTACCAGACCCAAGCGAACAGCATGCCTGGAAAGACCCGCACAG TGACTGGGGCAAGTTTCGTGGTGTTCAATGGAGCACTGAAGGCCTCCTCAGGCTTCATCGCAAAGTCCAGCATCGTCGAAG ATGGGCTGATGGTTCAAATCCCTCCTGAGACCATGGAGTCTCTGCGTTCTGCCCTGAGGGATCAAACAGACTTTCACATACCCTGTGGCAGGAACGATGGAGGGCAGCTCCGGGAAAACGTCACTGTCCGCTGGGTCGACTGGAGTTCACCTGTCAACACGGG AAGAACCAGTGGTGTGGATGGCAGACCCCTGGATGGAGTCCGCAGTGTGAGGATGCAGCAGGACACAGAGTTTGAGTCGGATGGTCGAACCATCACATGCACTGAG GTTTTCTACCAGCTGAAGAGCCCTGACAGCAGCCTGGTGTCAGTGCTGTCGTCCTGCAGTGTGTTTCAGAAGGAGATGGCTCTGGCCGCCTGCAGTGCTCTGACTCCACACCTCACCGTTCTCACCTCGAGTGGCATCAACTCCATCTCTCTCCGTGTCTCCACGCAGGCTGATATG GTGGAGTACCAGGCAGGCTCTGGAGGCAGGCTCCTCCCTCAGCGCTACATGAACGAGCTGGACAGCGCTCTGATCCCCGTCATCCATGGAGGTAGTGCTAGCGTACCACAGACCGCCATGGACATGGAATTCACCCTCTACATCACACACACCATCTAA